Sequence from the Calditrichota bacterium genome:
CATCGGCTTCCAGCAGAAAATCATCGTCGGCAAGTTTGTCGATACGACGCGACCGACCTTCCTGGAGGCGTACAACGAGCACATGAAGAAGGTGCTGGGCGACGCCTTCCAGCCGTACGGGGTGCCGGCTGCCACACCAAGCAAGGCCGAGGAGACGAAGGCGGCATAATGGCGGTGCGAGCTGCACCACTCGGAGGAGCCAAGCACGATGCGCACAGAGATCCGGGTGTCAGGTTACGGTGGCCAGGGGGTGATCCTCGCCGGCTACATCATCGGCAAGGCCACGGCCATTTTCGAGAAGAAGCACGCGACATTGACGCAGAGTTTTGGGCCAGAAGCGCGAGGCAGTGCCTGCAGTGCGCAGGTGATCTGTTCCGACGAGCCGATTCACTATCCGTACATCCGCAGGCCTAATATTCTCATCGCCATGTCGCAGGAGGCCTACACCAAGTTCGAGCCGGAATTGGACCCCCAGGGCCTGTTGCTCATCGACGAAGACCTGGTGAAGGCCAAGCCGCCGCGCGACCAGATCCGCATGTTCGCGGTACCGGCCACGCGGCTGGCCGAGCAACTGGGGCGACGAATCGTGCTGAACATCGTCATGTTAGGCTTCTTCACTGCCGTGGCAGGCGCGGTGAGCAAGGAGGCCATGGAGAAGGCGGTGCTCAGTTCGATTCCCAAGGGCACTGAGGAGATCAACCGCAAGGCGTTCGAGACCGGGTACGACTACGGGGTGAAGTTGTTGGCCAGCCTGCCCCAGGAACAGGCGGCGAGCAGCGCCCCGAAGAAAAAGACCAGGAGTAGAGCCGCGGCCAAAGGGTAGGGTCATGCCCACGATCTCTTTCGCGTTTCGCGACAAGCTCAATGCCGTCATCGGCGGCGAGCTGCACAGCTACTGCTTCCAGTGCGGAGCTTGTGTGGGGGACTGCCCGGCGGCGCGCTATTCGCCGCGCTTCAATCCGCGCCTCATCATGCTGAAGTGCATCATGGGGGTTGCAGAGGAACTTCTCGCCCCGGACTCGATCATCTGGTTGTGCACCAACTGCTACAACTGCTACGAACGCTGTCCCCAAGATGTGCGGCCGGTGGAGGTGATCATCGCCTTGAAGAACTTGGCGCGCGCCCAGCAACACGCGCCCCAGAAGGTCGAGGCGATGGTGAACAGCGTCAAGGCGCAGGGACTGACGGCGACCGTGACCAGCGCCACCGAGCGCATTCGCACCGAATTGGGGTTGTTACCCCTGCCGCCAGTGCCGGTAGAGGAATTGAAAGAGTTGATGTAGATGGCCACGGCCTTGCGCTACATACCCTTCTTTGGCTGCATGATCGGCGTCAAGTACCCGCAGTTCGAGGCGGCCGTGCGCAAGACGGTGCCGGCACTGGGCATCGAGCTGGTGGATGTGCAAGGCTTTACGTGCTGCCCGGACCCCATCTATTTCAAGGCCTCCGACAAGATGGCCTGGCTGAGCATTGCCGCGCGTAACCTCACCTTGGCTGAGGAGGCGGGCCTGCCGATTGTCACCATGTGCAGCGGCTGTACGGCCACGCTTTCGGAGGTTAACCACCTGCTCACGCATGATAGCCAGCTTCGCGATAGAGTCAATGAACGCCTGCGGCGCATCGGTCGGGAATTCAAGGGCACTACCTCCGTGCGCCACATCGTGACGGTGGTGCGCGACCAGGTGGGCATCGACCGCGTGGCAGCCAGCGTGGTCAGGCCTCTCAGTGGCGTGCGCGTGGCCATCCACTATGGCTGCCACCTGCTGAAGCCGAGCAAGATCATGCAGGTGGACGACCCGGACCGGCCGCAAATCTTGGAGAGCCTGGTGCGCGCCACGGGGGCAGAACCCGTGGACCACGAAGAGCGGCTGCTCTGCTGCGGCAAGGCCT
This genomic interval carries:
- a CDS encoding 2-oxoacid:acceptor oxidoreductase family protein, with the protein product MRTEIRVSGYGGQGVILAGYIIGKATAIFEKKHATLTQSFGPEARGSACSAQVICSDEPIHYPYIRRPNILIAMSQEAYTKFEPELDPQGLLLIDEDLVKAKPPRDQIRMFAVPATRLAEQLGRRIVLNIVMLGFFTAVAGAVSKEAMEKAVLSSIPKGTEEINRKAFETGYDYGVKLLASLPQEQAASSAPKKKTRSRAAAKG
- a CDS encoding 4Fe-4S dicluster domain-containing protein, whose translation is MPTISFAFRDKLNAVIGGELHSYCFQCGACVGDCPAARYSPRFNPRLIMLKCIMGVAEELLAPDSIIWLCTNCYNCYERCPQDVRPVEVIIALKNLARAQQHAPQKVEAMVNSVKAQGLTATVTSATERIRTELGLLPLPPVPVEELKELM
- a CDS encoding CoB--CoM heterodisulfide reductase subunit B — translated: MATALRYIPFFGCMIGVKYPQFEAAVRKTVPALGIELVDVQGFTCCPDPIYFKASDKMAWLSIAARNLTLAEEAGLPIVTMCSGCTATLSEVNHLLTHDSQLRDRVNERLRRIGREFKGTTSVRHIVTVVRDQVGIDRVAASVVRPLSGVRVAIHYGCHLLKPSKIMQVDDPDRPQILESLVRATGAEPVDHEERLLCCGKACEDEEIPAQMTRDVLTSVKRLGVDCMGLICPTCFDEYDLGQFKLARKFGTPFELPVIYYFQLLGLAQGYGPQEMGLHRHKVKVEPLLAKIGAQ